Part of the Phycisphaerae bacterium RAS1 genome, TGGCCATGGTTCGCGACGAAATGACGCGCGGCCCGGTCGTGATGATCGGCGACGGCGTCAACGACTCGGCCGCGCTGGCGGCCGCCAGCGTCGGCATCGCCGTGCAGGGAGGAGCGGAGGCCAGCCTGGCCGCGGCCGCGGTTTACCTGAATCGTGCCGGACTGACGCCGGTGGTGGAGTTGATGTCGTCGGCCCGCAGGGCGTATCGAGCGATCCGCCGCGGGCTGGCCATCTCGATCTTCTATAACGCCATCGCTGCGGCGCTGGCGATGACCGGCCTCATCAGCCCGCTGATTGCGGCGATCCTGATGCCGATCAGTTCATTCACGGTGCTGTCGATCGCGCTGTCGGCCCGAACATTCGACGACGCGCGCCGCGGCGGCGTTCGCGCTGAAGAACCCGGCGAAACCGCGGCCCGCGCCGAATGCAACGGCAGGAGCGCGGCATGGGCGTGATTTATATCGTGCTGCCGCTGGCGCTTCTGTTCGCGGGCGCGGCCGTGATCGTCTTCATGTGGGCGGTGCGCAGCGGGCAGTTTGATGATCTGGATTCAGCCGCGTATCGCGCGATTCAGGACGAGGACGGGAGTCCGAAGACAGGGAAGAAGGGATCAAGGGATCAAGGGGTAAAGGGATAAAGGGCGCGCAGGCCGGCTGGACCTTGCGAGCCCTTTGTCGTTGAACCGCGGTTCCCTTGGTCCCTTGGTCCCTTGTCCCTTGTCCCTTGGTCCCTTGATCCCTTGATCCCTTGATCCCCTGGCCCCTTGATCCCTCCCGCCTCGCGCTACCCACCGATCTGGCTCATCTGGCGCGTGCCGTACGCCTTGTGCACCTCCGGCTTCAGCCGCACGCAATCGACGAAAGCCTGTCGCAGCGGCGCTGCGGCCGGCGCGGGGCGCAGCAGCGGTTTGAGGTCGATCTCTCCTCCGTCAAACAGGCAGCTCCGCAACTGGCCGTCGGACGTCAGCCGCAGGCGGTTGCAGGTGGAGCAGAACGGCTGCGACATGGCGTGAATGAATCCGATGCGGCCGATCGCGCCGGGCAGTCGAAAGACGCGCGCCGGGCCGCTGCCCGAGTCCAGATTGGCGGGCGCCAGCGGTCCGAAGCGGGCTTCGATAGCTGCGGCGATTTCGGCGAACGGCACGAACACCCGCTCGAATTCGAGCGCCGAATCGGCCAGCGGCATGAACTCGATGAAGCGGACGGTGTTCGGCCGGGTGAGCGTGAGGGCTGCAAAGTTGGGGACTTCCCCGGCGTTGAAGCCGCGCATCACGACGACGTTGATCTTCGGCGGCCCAAATCCCGCCGCCTCCGCCGCGCGCAGACCCGCCCAGATGTCCTCGAGCTGCCCGCCGCCGGCGATGCCGCGGAAGCGGGCCGGATCGAGCGTGTCGAGGCTGATCGTCAGGCGGTCCAGGCCGGCGGCCCGCAGCGCGCGCGCGTCGCGCTGCAGCAGCAGCCCGTTGGTGGTCATCGACAGGTCGCGCACCCCCGGAGTAGCGCGCAGCAGACGCACCAGGTCAGCCAGGTCTTTTCGCAGCAGCGGCTCGCCGCCGGTGAGCTTGAAATCGCGAATGCCGTGCGTGAGCGCCGCCTGCGCGACCGCGACGATCTCCTCGAACGTCAGGAGCTCCTCGCGCGGCAGCCAGTCGACGCCGCCGTTGGGCATGCAGTACACGCAGCGGAAATTGCAGCGGTCGGTGACGCTGATCCGAAGCGTCGTGACCGAGGAGATGTTCCGCGGCCCGACCGCTTGATCCGCCAGCACGGCCGGAGCGGCGTGCGGCGAAGCGGCGCCGACATCGATGATGGGAAGTGCAAGCATGCGCGTGCGGGCCGATGGTCAGAGAAACGGATCGAACACGTCCGGCGACTCATCATAGTCGCGGGCGTACGGTGGGTCACGGGACGGCGGGATTATCGGGGTGAGTCTGGTTTCGGGTGGCGCGCCGTCCGAACCCGCCGCGCCGAGCGGCGGGGTGACGTCCGCGCTCCGTGGGGCGCCGCCGTTCCGCGGATCATCCACGGCGTGCGCGTGCCGAACGCCTCTGAGCCGATCGGGAAAAAACCGAACCACGCCAGCCAACTGAAACTCGACAGGATGTTCTCGGCGTAGACATAGGTCCGGTCGATGTGATCATCGTCGCGGGCCAGCAGCGACCGGCCGGTCTTAAGATCGATGCCGCATTGGACGCAGATCTTGGCGCCGTGCGGCAGCGATTGCTCGCAGGACGGGCAGAGGATCGGCTCGCCGGCAGCTTCGGCCGCGGCCGGCGGCACAAGCACCGGCTCGGCGGGCGCGAGGTGCAGCAGCATGTCGTCATCGCCCTGCACCGCGTTCGACGCGCTGCTTGCCGCCGCTGGCGGCGCGGTCGGGTCGTGGCCGCCCAGGTGACCGAGCAAATCATGGTCGGCGGCGGACAGAAGCGGGGCAGGTCCGGGCCGCGGCGCATGCTGGGGCGTGATGAGCATCTTCTCGCCGCAGCGCGGACATTGGACCTTTCGACCGATGGCCGACGCGGGCGCGGCCAGCGCCGCACCGCACGCACAACGAACCTTCACGCGCCCGTCGAGGGGCGGCGCGGACGGTAGCGGACGGTCGAGCGTCAGGACCTGCCGACAACGCGGGCAGCGTGCCTTGTGGCCCAGCGCTTGCGGCGGCGCGGTGAGGTGCATACCGCACGCGCATTCGAATTTCAGATCGTGTCCGCCCGGCGGCATTTTCTGCCTCAGAGAAGCTACGAAGGTCATTCTCTGTGGCGTGCGCGCGCGCGTCAATGACGCCAGATTGCCGGATGGTGCGCCGTGGTGCGCCGGTTTCTGCGGTCGGGCGACCGGCCTTCGGGTGGAACGGGCATCTTGCCCGCTCCGGGCCGCGCAGGGACGGGCGGGACGCCCGTCCCACCCAGGTTCGCGTTAATTGGAGCGGGATTCCGCGCGGAGGCGCTCCAGTTCGCCGCGAACCAGTTGCAGCCCGTGGACACAGAACTCGAATTCGTCGCTGAGCGCCCGCAGCAACTCGGCCGGCGGGTGCTCACCCTGCGGCGTCAGTTCGCTGGCGATCGTGTAGGAGCGCTTGCCCTGCAACAGGTACTCGCGCAGCCGGTCGGCGCCGCTGCAGCGCGGCCGCAGCGCTTCGGGATAAACGCCGGTCCAGAAGAGCGTGAAGTCGCCGATGTAGCGGTTGACCAGCCGCGCTCGCCGGCTCTGATCGGCGCCGCCCACCAGGTGCGCTTCGGCTTCCATGCGCGACAGGTCGCGAATCGCCTCGCCGTCGACCGTCCGCAGCCGGAAGATTCGGTCAACGTGAACAAAATCGACCAGCAAGCCGGAGACGTACTCCGTCACCGCGGGGTCGCAGATTCCCACTTCGGCGGTGAAGGTGTTCTCGACCAGCCCGGCCAGCAACCTTCTCAGCGGATGTTCTCGTCCCAGCTCAAACATCGTGGCACCGTTGGCTCCGGCCCTCGGCGCTGGCGCGGAGTCCTCCTACATAATAGGTTCGGCAGACAGGCGGACGGAATCGCGTTTCAAATTCAGTGAGGTTCGAAGGTCTGACCGGTTCTTATGAGACAGGCGCCCGACCGCTATTACTCGCGTTTCTGACGACGTAACTGGGGCATTCGACCCAATCGTGGGCGGAACTTGCCCACTCGCATCGCGACTCCACGCGGCCACGCAGCCCCGCGTGTTCCGATTCGGACGCTGTGCGGTGGTCGAATAACATGATCGTAACTTATTTAACCGTAGTGACTTACATTCACACATCCGCATGCTGACTACCGTTGCTGCGCACCGTGGCGCGAGAAACGCCCGAATCTCCACGCAAACTGGATTACGGCGCGCCGCTTGCTTCCGGTACTCAAGCCCTATCGCTTGGCGACACGGCCTCCCGGCGCCGGCTGGCGCCGGTCGCCTGCCGCTGGAGGACGATCCATGTCAACCGTGCAAAAAACAGACGTGCTGGTTGTGGGAGCTGGTCCGGTGGGGATGATGACGGCGCTGATGCTCGCCGAGCGCGGAATTGAGCCGATGATCATCGACTCCGAGTGGCGCACCGGCACGCACAGCTACGCGCTGGCCCTGCACCCGGCCGCGCTCCAGATGCTGGATGACCTGGGGCTGGCCGACCAGACGCTGGCGCAGGCGTATCGCGTCGACCGGATCGCCCTCTACGACGGCGACCGGCGGCGCGAGACGATCGAGCTGGCGCAGCTCGGCGGGGATTTCCCGTTCCTGGCGGTGCTGCGGCAGGACGCGCTGGAGGACCTGCTCGAGCGCCGCCTGGCGGCGCGGCATGTGCGCGTACGCTGGAACCACCGGCTCACGAGTGCGACCGACGCCGTCGACTACGTCGACACGGTCGTCGCCCGCCTGGGCAAGGAACCCATGGGCTATGCGGTCGTCACGAGCGAGCCGATCATTGAGAAGTCCTTCCCCGTGCGGGCGTCCTACGTCGTCGGCGCTGACGGCCATCGCTCGGCCGTGCGCCAGGCGCTCGGCTTGTCATTCGACACGGTGGGTCGCACGGACCACTTCGCGGTCTTTGAATTTGCGACGGACGCCGAGCTGGATCATGAACTGCGGCTGGTCGTGCACGACGACTCGCTGAACGTCCTGTGGCCGATGCCCGACGGCCATTGCCGATGGAGCTTCCAGCTCAAGATCGCGGAGGCCGATCCGTCGTCGCGCGTGAAGGCGCGGCTGGCGGTTCAGGTGGGCGAGTACACCTTCCCGGTTCTCACTTCCGATGAGCTGTGCCAGTTCCTGCAAACGCGCGCTCCGTGGTTCCGCGGCGCGATCGGCGACGTTCGCTGGTCGATGGCGGTCCGCTTCGAGCGGCGCCTCGCGAGCGGCTTCGGAAGCGGTCGCATGTGGCTCGCCGGCGACGCGGCGCACATGACCGGTCCGGCGGGCGTGCAGAGCATGAACGCCGGACTGCACGAGGGACACGAGCTGGCCAGCCGCATCACGCAACTGCTGCGTGGCGGCGGCTCGCCGGACTTGCTGGCCGACTACGCCCGGCAGCGCCGCGGCGACTGGCGGCGGCTGCTGGCGATCGATGAGACGCTGGAGGCCACCGACGCCACGCCGGCGTGGCTGCGGCGGCACGCGGGCGAGTTGCTGGCTTGTCTGCCGGGGTACGGCGAGACGGTGGGCAAGCTGGCGTCGCAGCTCGGGCTGAAGTTCGTGCCGGGCGCCGGCCAACCGGTCATGACCGTCGCCGCGGCCGGCGCGACGTGAGCACGGTCGCGTGAGGGAACGTACGTTTCAGGGGGCGATCCGTCCGAACCCGCCGCGCCAAGCGGCGGGGTGACATCCGCGGGCTGTGGGGTGTCAATCGCTGACGATCGTCAACCCGCCGCTTGGCGCGGCGGGTTCGGAAAGACGCCGCGAATCGAAACCTCGCTCGGGATGCGCCCGTCGCGTGATCAAGGCGGCCGCGCGTCATCGTGAAGGAGGTTCGTCAACGCCCGCTGCGCCTCGTCGCGACCGCCGCCCGGCAGTCTGACCAGCATCAGCACCAGCATTGCGAACGTTGCGGCGAATGTCGCCGCGGCGCCCAACGTTGCGTTCCGCACGCGGTGCACGCCGCCGATCTGAACCACGCGCGGCGCTTCGGCGAACAGCTCGTCCGGCGGCTCGCCGCTGCGCCGCGCTTCGGCGGTCACCAGGTCGGCGTCGATACGCTGCAACTCCGACGTCAGTCGCTTGAAACGGGCTTCGTTGTCCGCCAGTTCCGCCTCCAACCGGGCGCGCTGCGCCGCCGCCTGGTCCAGTTCACGCATCCGCGAGAGCTGACCGACCAGCGATGTCAGCAGCTCGTCGCGGCGCTGCTGGGCTGCTTGCGCGTCCTGGCGCACCGCGGCCGCTTCTCGAGCGAGCGCGTCACGCGCCGCCCGGTCCGCCTCGGCCTGCATCTGCTGCCGAAGCTGCTCGTTGCGCTGCTGGATCCGGCCGCGAAGCCCTCGAATCTGACGATCCAGGGCGTCCAGCCGGAAGTTCTCCGAAAGGCCCACGCCGCGGGCGGCGAGAATCAGCCCGGCCGCCGAGCTGACCAGGTTGTTCATCTCGCCGCGCAGCACGGCGGCGATCACGACCTCGCGCGCCCCGCCATCGGTGGCGCCCCGCAGCCCCTCCACGCGCCGCTCCATCTCGCGCAGCGCCCGCTCCAGCTCAGCCGCCGTCGCCGCGGCTGAGTCGGCGGCGGATTTCTGAAGCGTGAGCAGCTCGGCGACGCCCTGGACAACGTCCATTTGCTCGACGAGGCGCTGGGTCTTGAGCAATTCCGCGTCGCCAGACGCCACAAGCGTCGTCAGCTTGTCGATGTCGGTTTGAAGCCGCTCCAGCGCCTCCGCAACGGGCACCGGCGGCTGCGAGCCGCGCTGCTCGCGAACGACCGCGCCCGCCGACGCGAGGTCTTTCTGCACCTTGGCCGCAGGCTCCTTCAGCCGCGTGAGCGCAACTGTAAACTCCGCCCGGTACTCCAGCGCCGCGGCGCGGAACTCGCGCTCGTCCTCGCGAAGCTGCTCATCCGCAGTTACGCGCTGCTCGAGTTGACGCTCGTCGATCGTGCCCGACGGCGGCGGTGCATCGAGCAAGGCCGCCAGTCGCGCATCCAGCGCAGCGATCTGCTCCGCCAGGGCGACCCGCTGCGCGCCGGCCTCTTCGAGCCGATCGGCCGCCTGCCGGTGATCCTCGGCGGCCGGCAGAGACCCGATCATCTCGCGCAGCTCCGACTGCCGCGCGCTCAGGACAGCGTGCTCCTGCCGGGCCGGCGCGCGACGGGCGGCCAGCTCGACGTAGAGCGGCGGCAGGTCCAGGAGCGGAGCGTCGCGCCCGTAGCGCTCCACGTGCGCCTGCGCCACGGCCCGCACGATTTCTGCCGCCTGCGCACCGTCCGTCTGCGCCAACGTCAGGCGCGCCGCTCCGTCCGGCAGCGCCGTCACGCCGGCGCGTCCGGCGGCCAGCGCGGCGGTCCAGCGCGACCGAATATCCTCCGGAAGCTCCGGCGCGGCCGACTGGATTTCCGCCGCGTGAAGCGCCGCCGCCCGTTGCAGCGTTCGTGACGAGAGCGCCACGCGCACGTCGGCGCGCGCCTCAAACAACGGCGGATCTGAAGCCCACAGAATCGCAAACGCCGCCGCGGCCGCGGTCGCTGAGATCAGCGAGCTGCGCAGCCACCAGCGCCGCGGTCCTGCCAGCGGGGAGCGCAGCGCCGCCGCCAGCCGGCCGGCCTTTTCAGCCAGCAGCTCGCGCACGCGGGCCGCCTGGGCGTCGTGCGCCGCGCGGCGTTCGTCGAAGTCACGCTGCGCCGTCGCGAGCTGCCGCAGCCCGCCGTCCAGCTCGCGCCGTCCGACCTCAACCTCCAGCCCGCTCTGGCGGATTTCCGCTTCACGCAGGTCCAGTTCTTCACGAACCGCAACGGCCGCGTCGTGGCGGGCGGCGGCGTCCTTGGCCACCTCCTCGGCCTGCTGGAAGCGCGCCTCCAGCTCGCCGCGCCGCTGCTCCAGCTCCGCGAAGCCGGCCTCCAGCCGCTGGGTCTCCTCATGCAGCCCGGCGGCCTTCTGTTCGAGCTGCGCCTGGCGCTGCTCGTGACGAACGGCGCGCGTCTCCAGTTCCGCCTGCTTCTGCTCGACCAACCGCTGCTGGCCCGCCAGGTCTTCGGCCCGGCGGCCGACGCTTTGCCGCTCGCGGCGCAGCGCATCGGCGGCGGCCGACTGCTGCTGCGCCTCGCTCGCCAGCCGCTGGCGCGCGTCCTCCACCTCGCGGACCGTCTGCTGAATCTCGAACCGCCGCGCCTCCAGCTCCGTCCGCCGTGCTTCCAGCTCCAGCGCCTTTCGCTCGACCTCGCCGGCCCGCGACTGCGTCGCGCTCAGCCGCTGCTCCAGCTCGGCGCGGCGCGACTCGAGTTCGCGGCGCAGCTCGTCGAGCTCGCCCTGCTCGGTCCGCAGCGCGGTCCGCTGCTCCTCCAGCGCCGCGCGCTCGCGGACCACCTGGTCCCGCGCCAGTCGCATGCGGCGCTCCAGCTCCGTCTCGCGCTGCCGCACCAGGCCTATGCGGTGCAGCAGGTTGCGCCGGTCCTGCTCGCGCTGCTGCGCAATGGCGTCACTGCGCACGCGGATCGCGTCGAGGGCCGCGTCAAGCCGCTTCTGGGCGTCAGCCAGTTCCCGCTCACGCGCCGCGACGCGCTGCTCGTGCTGCGCCAGTCGTGTGGCGCGCACCGACAGGTCGATCGTCTGGGCGTCCAGCTCGGCGCTGCGCACCTCCAGCCGCTCCTGCAGGCCGCGCGTCTGCTGCTCCGCGGCGTCGCGGGCTGACTGCCGCGCCGCGAGCAGCTCGCGTTCCAGCTCCTGCTCACGCCGCCGCAGCGCCAGCTCGCGCTGCGCCACTTCCGCCAGGCGCTCGCGGATTTCGTTGACGATCGGGCGAATGCGGTCGGCCGGCGCTCCGCTCGCGGGCGCCGGCGGCAGGCCGGGAGGCCGGGCGGAATTCGCGGAGGCGGGCGGAGGGTTGAGCGGCGTGTCGTCGGCGGGAGCCGTCATACGTGTCGGAATTGTAACCCCCGCGTCCAGTGGCGGCGGTTCCGCGGCTGCTCCGACGCCGCCGCGGCGAACCGTTGCCCGGCTCGCGCGCCGACCGTACGATCCTCTCGCCGCTTTGGGAGACGTTGCGTCGATGGCCCAGCGCTACCTCGTGACCGCCGGCTTGCCTTACTCCAATAACCGCCTGCACGTCGGACACATCGCCGGCGCGTACCTGCCGGCCGACATCTTCGTGCGCTACCTGCGCGCCTGCGGACACGACGTCCTCTACATCTGCGGAAGCGACGACAACGGCGTCGCGATCGAAATCTCCGCCATGAAAGAGGGCCGCTCGCCGCAGGAAATCTGCACGCATTACCACGAGCGGCAGAAGCAGGATTTCCTCGGCTTGCGGATCGATTTCGACATCTACGGCGGCACGCACCAGCCAGCGTATCGGAAGCTGCATGAGCAGTTCAGCCAGGATTTCTTCAAACGAATTCACGAGCGCGGCTTCTTCACCAAGAGACGGCTCAAGCAGCTCTACGATCCCAAGGCCCAGCGCTTTCTGCCGGATCGATACGTGCGCGGCACTTGCTACCACCCTGACTGCAAGAAACCCGGCGCGACCGGCGACCAGTGCGACCAGTGCGGCCGCATGATCGACCCGCTGCTGCTGATCGAGCCGCGCAGCGAAATCACCGGCGAGAAGGCCGAGGTGCGCGAGACGACGCACTGGTATCTGCGGCTGAACGACTTCGAAAAACCGCTGGCGGCGTGGCTGGAAAGCAAGCAGGGCGTCTGGCGCTCGAACGTGCTGAACTTCGCGCTGGGGCAGATCAAGCAGGGACTGCCCGAGCGCGCCATGACGCGCGATATTCAGTGGGGCATCCCGGTGCCGCTCGACGATCCCGACGCCGCCGGGAAGGTCGTCTTCGTGTGGTTCGACGCGCCAATCGGCTACATCACGTTTACCGCCGCGCTGTGCGAGCAGCGTTTCGGCGACCGCGAGGCGTACCGGCAGTGGTGGTGCGATCCGAACACGCCCATTCTGCATTTCATCGGCGAAGACAACACCGTCTTCCACGCCCTGATCTGGCCGGCGATGCTGATGGCCGAGGCGCAGCAGCATCAGCTTCCGTCCTACGTCGTCGCCAACAACTTTCTGAACCTGCGCAAAGGCGGCGAATTGGAGAAGATCAGCAAGAGCACCACGCCGCCCGACGCGCCCGTCTGGATCGAAGAGTATCTCAAGAAGTACGACGCCGACGCACTGCGCTACTACCTGACGGCGCTCGCGCCAGAGACGGCCCGGACGGCGTTCGACTTCGAGGAGTTTGTGAATCGAAACGACGGCGAGCTGGTCGCGGCGCTGGGCAATTTCGTGAATCGCTGCCTCACCTTCGCCCAGAAGTACTTCGAAAACCGCGTTCCGGACACCTCACCGGCAATCGACGCCGACCGGGCGGTTCTCGCCCGTGGAGACGAGGCGCTGCGCGCCGTGGGCGAGCACATCGAGGGGCATCGCTTTCGCGCAGCCATCGAGGAGGTCATGGCCTTCTCACGCGCCTGCAATCAGTACTTCGGCCTCCGCGAGCCGTGGAAAACGCGAAAAGACAACGTGCCCGACTGCGGCGCGGCGATCGCCACGTGCATCCACGCCGTGCAGTATCTCGCGACGCTCTGCGCCCCGTTCATGCCGTCGGCGGCCGAGCGCATGGCCGCGATGCTGAGCCTGCCGGACGGCTGGAAGGCGTGGCAACCGCCGGCACGCCTCCCCAGCGGCGCGCCGCTGGGCGAGCCGAAGATTTTGTTTACGAAGCTTTCGCAAGCGGAGGCAGCCAAGTGAAACGCGCGACCGGCCTTTTATCGCTCATGCTGACGGCCACGGCACTTCTGACCGGCGGCTGCGGCGACAACCAGGCCGCGGAAGCCGCCAAGACGGCCGCCGCCGCCGCGAAACTGGATCTGAAAATCGCCCAGGCCACGCCTGAAGAGGCGGTGCGAACGCTCTTCGAGCTGGTTCGAGTCGACCTGGCCGCCGCCGCCAGGCAGGACCGGCCGGCCCAGAAAGTGATCTCCGGCACGCTGGAGCGCCTGGCGTCCCGCGAGGACATTCACCGTCGCGTGCGGAACATCGCGCGGCTCAGCGGCAAGCCGGCGGACGAGTTCTTTGACAAGGTCATCGGGCGCTGGAGCGCGGTGCTCGCGCCGTACTACGAAAAGGCCGACCTGGCCGCCATGCGCGTGCTTTCCACGCGAGACGACGGCGGGTATGTCCGCATTCGAATCGCCTCGGCTGACCCGCAGGGCCGACCGGCCGGGCTGATGGTGGAGTGCAGCAACGACAGGGGGGCCTGGAAAATCGCCGGCGTCTATTTTGACTCGCCCGGCGCAGCGTCACAGCCGGCGAGTTCGTCGGCGCCGTGAAACCGCGCGGCGGCATGGCGGACGTCTCATGCAGCTTCCGGTTCTCACCGACACCATCGTCGCGGTTTCGAGCGAATGGACCGCATCCCCGCTGGCGATCATCCGGCTAAGCGGGCCGCGGGCGCTTGAGCTGGTCGAATCCGTCGCCCCTCTTGGCCGATCCGAAGGCCGCCGTCTT contains:
- the metG_1 gene encoding Methionine--tRNA ligase, which codes for MAQRYLVTAGLPYSNNRLHVGHIAGAYLPADIFVRYLRACGHDVLYICGSDDNGVAIEISAMKEGRSPQEICTHYHERQKQDFLGLRIDFDIYGGTHQPAYRKLHEQFSQDFFKRIHERGFFTKRRLKQLYDPKAQRFLPDRYVRGTCYHPDCKKPGATGDQCDQCGRMIDPLLLIEPRSEITGEKAEVRETTHWYLRLNDFEKPLAAWLESKQGVWRSNVLNFALGQIKQGLPERAMTRDIQWGIPVPLDDPDAAGKVVFVWFDAPIGYITFTAALCEQRFGDREAYRQWWCDPNTPILHFIGEDNTVFHALIWPAMLMAEAQQHQLPSYVVANNFLNLRKGGELEKISKSTTPPDAPVWIEEYLKKYDADALRYYLTALAPETARTAFDFEEFVNRNDGELVAALGNFVNRCLTFAQKYFENRVPDTSPAIDADRAVLARGDEALRAVGEHIEGHRFRAAIEEVMAFSRACNQYFGLREPWKTRKDNVPDCGAAIATCIHAVQYLATLCAPFMPSAAERMAAMLSLPDGWKAWQPPARLPSGAPLGEPKILFTKLSQAEAAK
- the smc_3 gene encoding Chromosome partition protein Smc — protein: MTAPADDTPLNPPPASANSARPPGLPPAPASGAPADRIRPIVNEIRERLAEVAQRELALRRREQELERELLAARQSARDAAEQQTRGLQERLEVRSAELDAQTIDLSVRATRLAQHEQRVAARERELADAQKRLDAALDAIRVRSDAIAQQREQDRRNLLHRIGLVRQRETELERRMRLARDQVVRERAALEEQRTALRTEQGELDELRRELESRRAELEQRLSATQSRAGEVERKALELEARRTELEARRFEIQQTVREVEDARQRLASEAQQQSAAADALRRERQSVGRRAEDLAGQQRLVEQKQAELETRAVRHEQRQAQLEQKAAGLHEETQRLEAGFAELEQRRGELEARFQQAEEVAKDAAARHDAAVAVREELDLREAEIRQSGLEVEVGRRELDGGLRQLATAQRDFDERRAAHDAQAARVRELLAEKAGRLAAALRSPLAGPRRWWLRSSLISATAAAAAFAILWASDPPLFEARADVRVALSSRTLQRAAALHAAEIQSAAPELPEDIRSRWTAALAAGRAGVTALPDGAARLTLAQTDGAQAAEIVRAVAQAHVERYGRDAPLLDLPPLYVELAARRAPARQEHAVLSARQSELREMIGSLPAAEDHRQAADRLEEAGAQRVALAEQIAALDARLAALLDAPPPSGTIDERQLEQRVTADEQLREDEREFRAAALEYRAEFTVALTRLKEPAAKVQKDLASAGAVVREQRGSQPPVPVAEALERLQTDIDKLTTLVASGDAELLKTQRLVEQMDVVQGVAELLTLQKSAADSAAATAAELERALREMERRVEGLRGATDGGAREVVIAAVLRGEMNNLVSSAAGLILAARGVGLSENFRLDALDRQIRGLRGRIQQRNEQLRQQMQAEADRAARDALAREAAAVRQDAQAAQQRRDELLTSLVGQLSRMRELDQAAAQRARLEAELADNEARFKRLTSELQRIDADLVTAEARRSGEPPDELFAEAPRVVQIGGVHRVRNATLGAAATFAATFAMLVLMLVRLPGGGRDEAQRALTNLLHDDARPP
- the moaA_5 gene encoding Cyclic pyranopterin monophosphate synthase, giving the protein MLALPIIDVGAASPHAAPAVLADQAVGPRNISSVTTLRISVTDRCNFRCVYCMPNGGVDWLPREELLTFEEIVAVAQAALTHGIRDFKLTGGEPLLRKDLADLVRLLRATPGVRDLSMTTNGLLLQRDARALRAAGLDRLTISLDTLDPARFRGIAGGGQLEDIWAGLRAAEAAGFGPPKINVVVMRGFNAGEVPNFAALTLTRPNTVRFIEFMPLADSALEFERVFVPFAEIAAAIEARFGPLAPANLDSGSGPARVFRLPGAIGRIGFIHAMSQPFCSTCNRLRLTSDGQLRSCLFDGGEIDLKPLLRPAPAAAPLRQAFVDCVRLKPEVHKAYGTRQMSQIGG
- a CDS encoding Cytochrome oxidase maturation protein cbb3-type; this translates as MGVIYIVLPLALLFAGAAVIVFMWAVRSGQFDDLDSAAYRAIQDEDGSPKTGKKGSRDQGVKG
- a CDS encoding Double zinc ribbon, whose translation is MPPGGHDLKFECACGMHLTAPPQALGHKARCPRCRQVLTLDRPLPSAPPLDGRVKVRCACGAALAAPASAIGRKVQCPRCGEKMLITPQHAPRPGPAPLLSAADHDLLGHLGGHDPTAPPAAASSASNAVQGDDDMLLHLAPAEPVLVPPAAAEAAGEPILCPSCEQSLPHGAKICVQCGIDLKTGRSLLARDDDHIDRTYVYAENILSSFSWLAWFGFFPIGSEAFGTRTPWMIRGTAAPHGARTSPRRSARRVRTARHPKPDSPR
- the pcpB gene encoding Pentachlorophenol 4-monooxygenase, with product MSTVQKTDVLVVGAGPVGMMTALMLAERGIEPMIIDSEWRTGTHSYALALHPAALQMLDDLGLADQTLAQAYRVDRIALYDGDRRRETIELAQLGGDFPFLAVLRQDALEDLLERRLAARHVRVRWNHRLTSATDAVDYVDTVVARLGKEPMGYAVVTSEPIIEKSFPVRASYVVGADGHRSAVRQALGLSFDTVGRTDHFAVFEFATDAELDHELRLVVHDDSLNVLWPMPDGHCRWSFQLKIAEADPSSRVKARLAVQVGEYTFPVLTSDELCQFLQTRAPWFRGAIGDVRWSMAVRFERRLASGFGSGRMWLAGDAAHMTGPAGVQSMNAGLHEGHELASRITQLLRGGGSPDLLADYARQRRGDWRRLLAIDETLEATDATPAWLRRHAGELLACLPGYGETVGKLASQLGLKFVPGAGQPVMTVAAAGAT